One Succinispira mobilis DSM 6222 genomic window carries:
- a CDS encoding M20 family metallo-hydrolase, whose product MKIKQARVLEILEHLKSFGGSVDKGITRLAYSAEDLAAQKYIMEKMQELGMEVRRDYVGNIFARLPGKNPTLPTIASGSHLDTVKQGGAYDGALGVVAALEAAYAIKEQGLEHSYEVIIFMAEESTRFGFATIGSKLLAGVGTPETFSSATKKDELSYIEVLKQAGFEPEKYEQVKLDASKYAAFVELHIEQGRVLADSGEAIGVVENIAAPTRMKITVEGVADHSGATPMNFRKDALVSGAKLILAIEEVGKAHSEQGIVTTVGVVDIEPSSINVIPGKVVLWLDLRGVDYEVILEAIEEIHEAVRCVGEADEVKITIDVLTSDRPVRLSKNLADITAGVCQQKNIKYRRMNSGAGHDAMHMAAIMPTTMIFVPSIEGISHNPAEMTSEADIIAGVEVLVETILTMDKEI is encoded by the coding sequence ATGAAAATTAAGCAAGCGAGAGTGTTAGAAATCTTAGAACACTTAAAAAGTTTTGGTGGTAGTGTCGATAAAGGGATAACTAGATTAGCATATTCTGCCGAGGATCTAGCAGCGCAAAAATATATCATGGAGAAAATGCAAGAATTGGGGATGGAAGTGCGGCGCGATTATGTGGGCAATATTTTTGCCCGCTTGCCAGGGAAAAATCCAACTTTGCCAACGATTGCCTCTGGTTCGCACTTAGATACAGTAAAGCAAGGTGGCGCTTACGATGGAGCATTAGGGGTAGTAGCAGCTTTGGAAGCCGCTTATGCCATTAAAGAACAAGGGTTGGAACATTCTTACGAAGTAATAATTTTTATGGCAGAAGAATCAACTCGTTTTGGTTTCGCTACTATTGGTAGTAAGTTGTTGGCGGGGGTAGGTACGCCAGAAACATTTTCTAGTGCGACTAAAAAGGATGAATTAAGCTACATTGAAGTATTAAAACAAGCTGGTTTTGAGCCAGAGAAATATGAACAAGTTAAGCTAGATGCCAGCAAATATGCAGCATTTGTAGAATTACATATTGAGCAAGGGCGTGTATTGGCAGATAGTGGTGAAGCAATTGGGGTAGTGGAAAATATAGCTGCCCCGACACGGATGAAAATTACAGTTGAAGGGGTGGCTGACCATTCTGGGGCAACACCAATGAATTTCCGTAAGGATGCGTTGGTTAGTGGGGCTAAACTAATTTTGGCAATTGAAGAGGTGGGAAAAGCACATTCCGAGCAAGGGATTGTAACTACTGTCGGGGTAGTGGATATTGAGCCTAGCTCAATTAATGTTATTCCTGGCAAGGTAGTATTATGGCTAGATTTACGTGGCGTAGATTATGAAGTTATTTTAGAAGCGATAGAAGAAATACACGAAGCTGTGCGTTGTGTAGGCGAAGCCGATGAAGTAAAAATAACTATTGATGTTTTGACTTCTGATAGACCAGTGCGGTTATCTAAAAATTTAGCTGATATAACAGCAGGCGTTTGTCAACAGAAGAACATTAAATATCGACGCATGAATAGTGGGGCAGGTCATGATGCCATGCATATGGCGGCGATAATGCCTACGACAATGATTTTTGTACCATCGATTGAGGGGATTAGTCATAATCCTGCTGAAATGACTAGTGAAGCAGATATTATTGCCGGCGTAGAGGTGTTAGTAGAAACTATTTTGACGATGGATAAAGAAATTTAA